DNA from Rhinatrema bivittatum chromosome 1, aRhiBiv1.1, whole genome shotgun sequence:
GATCTGAGACACATGGTCAAAGGTCTCTTCCTTCTCGCCCCTACAGTCAACCACGTTGGGAATCATATTGACATAAGCGGTCACTATTTCCTTGTGGAAACTCGTGTCCTGGTTGTAGGATATGAGCTCGTTGCTGATGTGGACGGTCTCCACCGGGGTCCCGGAGCAAAAGTTGCTGCACCCCAGGAGGCTGGAGAAGACCTTCCGGAAGTCGGCGTTGAAGGCGTAGATGATGGGGTTGAGGGACGAGTTGGTCCACCCGAACCAGACGAAGATGTCAAAGGTGGTCTCGGTCACGCAGGGGAGCCCGGCCTGGAGCTGGCGGCCGCCGGAGCGGTCACAGAAGGGCACGATGCAGTTCAGGACGAAGAAGGGCAGCCAGCAGCACACGAACACCCCCATGATGACGGACAGGGTCTTCAGGACCTTGGTTTCCTTCCGGATGGAGGTTCTCAGGCTGCTGTGGTGGTGCTTGCAGTCCAGGCGCTGGCCCCTGCAGCTCTGGGCGTGCTCGGCCGCCCTTTCCAGGGAGGAGATCCTCCGGATCTGGCTTTGGGCTATCCGGTAAATCCGGGTGTAGGTGACGATCATGATGGCCACCGGGATGTAGAAGCTGACGAGCGAGGAGGAGATGGCGTAAGTCCTGTTCAGGCTGGAGTCGCAGTCCCCGGCGCTGTGGTTGCTCCAGCCCGGTCTGCCGTCCCGGCTCCTGTGCCAGTTGAGCTGGACGGGTATGAAGGATATGAGGACGGAGAGCGCCCAGGCGGCGCCGATCATCACCAGGGCCACCTTCTGGTCATCTTCCGTTCGTAGCGGAAGGGGCTGGAGATGGCCCAGTACCTGTCCACGCTGATCATGCACAGGTTCAGGATGGAGGCGGTGGAGCACATGATGTCAAAGGCCACCCAGACGTTGCAGAAGGCCCCGAAGGGCCAGTGCCCGGCCACCTCCGCCGCGGCCTTCCAGGGCATCACCAGGAGGGCGACCAGGAGGTCCGAGGCGGCCAGGGACACGATGAAGCTGTTGGTGACTTTGCCGCGCAGGTGGCGGAAGCGCAGGACGGCGGCGCAGACCAGCACGTTGCCCAGCAGGGTCCAGACCACCAGCAGGCAGAGGAGGCTCCCGGTGGCCACCTGCGCGGCCAGCAGCTCCCGGCCGGGCGGCTGCAGCGGCTTCTGCGCCCAGGGACCCGTTCGGCATGGCGGGAGCCCCTCGGACGGCGCGCTCGGTGCCAGAAAGCCTGGGACCTCGTCGGGGGGGCTGCTCCATGGGAGCGGGGGCTTGCCCGCGGCGCATTCAACCTCCTGCCTCGGCCAGGGGGGGGAATCCGTCCTGCTGACCCCCTGCTGACCTCTCAGCCCGGCCGAGGGGGCAGCGGCACTTTTTCAAGGCATGCGGCAGCAGCTGCTGATTATTACCCTGCGGCTTTGACCTCGGCAGCGCTAGCCGGACGAGCAATTTGCTTCCAAAGCCCCACGGGAACCGTAGAAGGAAAAGGCACCGGCAGTCATCGCCCTGTCCCGTCCCCTTCGGTCACAGGTCGAAGAGCTTCTTCAGCAGCACCCTGGGTCTGCTCCTGGTCAACATAAGGGCGAGCTCGGGACCGCTTTGTTTTACTGTTTCACGAGTTTCAGGAACAAAGGTTAGATATTCTTTGctcttaaatttaaaaacaaaaaaccccaccactAATGCTCTGTCTTTGCTCTGAATGAATTTCCCGAGGAAACTGGCTCGCAAGTCATTCCCGCTGCCGCCACTCGCAAGGAAAGCCCACCCGCTCACCCTAAAGTGCACTCTCTCTCTGACAGCTGCTTCATACTCTCTCCTTCTATcagtgcgcgcacacacacacacacacacacactcactcacacacacacacaccacacacacacacacacacacacacacacacacacacacacacaggctcactcacACCAGTTAAATAACCATGCATTCGCCCAGACTTTTCCATCCATTCTTCCTTCTTTCCATTTCTCGCGCCTTAACTCGCAACTCCCTAGAAAACGAAGCAAATAAATTAGCATACTACTACATATTCATAATCGGAGACATCACATGCATCTCCTGTGACGATCCCTCCTGTCCTTTCCCTTTCTTATGGTCACGTAAATCATATGCAGATCGGCAGAGACCTGCATGCTTCATCTTCTGCCGCTCCTATGcgtttctttgtttcttctgacGATGTATCCAACCTTACACTCACGCGGTGTGCTCTCTAATCTCTATGCATGTACAGTACATGCGGGTATATTGCATCCTCTGTCCTTCAGTCACCAACCTTCACTGTTctcattcttgggggggggggggggggggggtttctctgCAAACTCACATTCTTCTCCCCCATACACTTAAATCATCTTAAACAACCACTAGTTTGCCCGCTGCTAATGTTGCTTTTTCCCAACTCACTGAAAACTGATAACAAAATTCACTTACCTTTTCTTGACATTCATCTCTGCAGGAAaatcacacacaccacacccctttttaataattcttgTCTTAAATGATGAAAGTTGCACACATTCTGTGAGAGTTTCATGTGCACTGAACCCCTCCCCCACCGTGCACAAGAAATGCAAGCAAAGGTTACCCCATGAATAACTCATTTCAGTAGAAGTAAAGTGAATCCTTTTGCTGGGAACAAATTCCAAAAGTGATCCAGGACTTGTCTATTCTGCAGAATAAGTTAAAGAATAAAATCCTACATTACACACTGAGATTCATTCATAatctgtttaagaacataagaggtgccctgctgggtcagaccaatggtgcactatatcaaatccagcatcctgtctccatttTCTACTTTTATTCCTATTTTACACTTGAATCCCACCTTTCCACTCCTGAAAGATTGCCTAACGTGGTTTACAGCAAATTAACAGCTAGattcaaaaaaagggggggggggcatgtttagGTTAATGTTTTAGTTACTGCAACaagtgttaaatttatcacacctgtgaTATTTCCACTTCACAACTGAGAAGTGGCTAGACAGGCATTTCCATGTTTTGGGCTgctccgagagagagagagagaggagagagagatagggtgctatcaaactagggtgagagtacattgtagaaatctcttctttgtgtacctttcctcatttcaaatcacatcaaatgtttattgatatgtactgtgctgttcatacctctgactgtgcatgcaaaaactggtccccaaaccctagaccatcaCTAAAACCTCATCTccagttactagatgaccctcatACAATGGTATAAATTGATGATAAATATGTGTGCCACTTCAAAGGCTtgcgctctctccctctcccaccccagtgtagttatttctgacattaaaacaTGTTATGGTATTGCATGCAGTGTTAAACACCCATCAtgttcataaactctgcccaaattCCTATCAAGCCCGTGATAAAGCCTTaatgtattttgatgaatgaccctgtaaaataCAATCCATAAACAATTCATGATTCAGTACATAATTACAAATTAATAATAACAGAATAATGTAAAGAAGAAGAATATCCTAACAGACAACTAAAACTTATTCCCTACTCTTATTAAGTAATCGGTCTGCTGAGTCACAGTAAATAT
Protein-coding regions in this window:
- the LOC115093879 gene encoding LOW QUALITY PROTEIN: D(1B) dopamine receptor-like (The sequence of the model RefSeq protein was modified relative to this genomic sequence to represent the inferred CDS: inserted 2 bases in 2 codons) — encoded protein: MQTIRELRLARLTPVLPAREHPDEQQSKSLLVLLGTIIWNCSSSDFVLVLHSALLHCCYSPHPALQSSQMNVKKRELRVKAREMERRKELLAAQVATGSLLCLLVVWTLLGNVLVCAAVLRFRHLRGKVTNSFIVSLAASDLLVALLVMPWKAAAEVAGHWPFGAFCNVWVAFDIMCSTASILNLCMISVDRYWAISSPFRYERKMXQKVALVMIGAAWALSVLISFIPVQLNWHRSRDGRPGWSNHSAGDCDSSLNRTYAISSSLVSFYIPVAIMIVTYTRIYRIAQSQIRRISSLERAAEHAQSCRGQRLDCKHHHSSLRTSIRKETKVLKTLSVIMGVFVCCWLPFFVLNCIVPFCDRSGGRQLQAGLPCVTETTFDIFVWFGWTNSSLNPIIYAFNADFRKVFSSLLGCSNFCSGTPVETVHISNELISYNQDTSFHKEIVTAYVNMIPNVVDCRGEKEETFDHVSQISPHNELASDSLCDLDCEGDIXLERITPFTPDGLP